The following proteins come from a genomic window of Alicyclobacillus dauci:
- a CDS encoding phospholipase D-like domain-containing protein produces MRAVEKCRYIQIYIRQDNHAKVYSTGRKMYIGSANATEQSSNNVEFGVLIEDKQAIESLEGILFFEGLLDSYPIFADAYFHSELKVFFSGILGIAASLMKHIRLCYTNPGVDVEGIKNNEIKIKELSSKVKTLLCTFKGAVRGWDWDNEKFTQNPTYGEHVNLILQQLDQAIQACIGQVTSNYLNYSLKSLCNSANKEFDLFRMNMMYGNQNLKFEEYSFSILRSIYESLTHLRTWSIFEGPEVTPTAIKKLKFTLAEWLNNPSLLDRIECFEEL; encoded by the coding sequence TTGAGAGCTGTTGAAAAGTGCCGCTACATTCAAATTTATATACGCCAAGACAATCATGCAAAGGTCTATAGTACTGGAAGAAAAATGTACATTGGTAGTGCTAATGCAACTGAGCAGTCATCCAACAATGTTGAGTTTGGTGTCTTAATTGAAGATAAGCAAGCGATTGAATCTCTAGAAGGGATTCTTTTTTTTGAAGGGTTGCTTGACTCCTACCCGATATTTGCTGATGCTTACTTTCATTCTGAGTTGAAGGTATTTTTCTCTGGAATTCTTGGTATAGCCGCAAGTTTGATGAAACATATACGCTTATGCTATACGAATCCTGGCGTAGATGTTGAAGGCATCAAGAATAATGAAATCAAAATTAAGGAACTTTCATCTAAAGTAAAAACTCTACTTTGTACATTCAAAGGAGCAGTAAGAGGTTGGGACTGGGACAATGAAAAATTTACCCAAAATCCTACATATGGTGAACATGTAAACCTTATACTTCAACAGCTTGACCAGGCTATACAAGCTTGTATTGGTCAGGTTACAAGTAACTACCTTAATTACTCGCTTAAAAGTCTATGTAACTCGGCTAATAAAGAATTTGATCTATTTAGAATGAACATGATGTATGGTAATCAGAACTTGAAGTTTGAGGAGTACTCATTCAGTATACTGAGGTCAATTTATGAAAGCTTAACCCATTTAAGGACATGGTCTATTTTTGAAGGACCTGAAGTTACTCCCACTGCAATAAAAAAATTAAAATTCACTTTAGCAGAGTGGTTGAATAACCCTTCGCTCTTGGATCGTATTGAGTGCTTTGAGGAACTTTAA
- a CDS encoding NUDIX hydrolase: MTNKLKYTMIFIRHTNSLLLLNRVKPPLMGLWTGVGGKIEANESPINGALREVVEETGITIHELSFNGTVKWHTENEDSGMYLFSCEIHDNAGYDKPKLVDEGILAWKGIGWVLHGTNYGIPKHIQLFLPSVLSGEVREHRCVFRNNELEKYEQVPLVHENPAMTQTALITGASSGIGYTYALLSGEKGYDVVIVGR; the protein is encoded by the coding sequence ATGACGAACAAACTAAAGTATACAATGATATTCATCAGACATACCAACTCACTACTACTCCTCAACAGGGTAAAGCCTCCATTGATGGGGCTATGGACTGGTGTTGGCGGGAAGATTGAGGCAAACGAGTCACCCATAAACGGCGCACTCAGAGAAGTCGTTGAAGAGACTGGAATTACTATACATGAACTGTCGTTCAACGGAACGGTCAAATGGCATACTGAAAACGAAGACTCGGGGATGTACCTTTTTTCCTGTGAAATTCATGATAATGCGGGCTACGACAAACCTAAGCTCGTGGATGAAGGAATCCTTGCATGGAAGGGTATAGGCTGGGTACTGCATGGCACAAACTACGGTATTCCTAAGCATATTCAACTATTCTTACCGTCTGTTTTGAGTGGTGAAGTACGTGAACACCGTTGCGTCTTTCGCAACAACGAACTTGAGAAATATGAACAAGTTCCTTTGGTACACGAGAATCCAGCCATGACCCAGACAGCACTTATCACTGGAGCATCCTCTGGCATAGGATACACTTATGCCCTTCTATCTGGCGAAAAGGGCTATGACGTAGTGATCGTCGGGCGTTAA